One window of Triplophysa rosa linkage group LG8, Trosa_1v2, whole genome shotgun sequence genomic DNA carries:
- the tmem79b gene encoding transmembrane protein 79 yields MKKGLPAKVAVPQTPEWVADVDNLTKTINGTEGSKAMMKCADMEPSTLQWPEKKSKPQSTGKDGETTSVRSNCVSLRGGVSRTESEREEFGMGEKQKMGEGWMETDGKRASEMELRNGVKSISYSEIEVEEENVMPEKAAGVFNTSVTVLRTTSQPEYPQDRVDTWRDGEEEKSQFLGTHSMHGTPLDEYNRDWPIESEPYCCIYDGSSREALKLGASMFTSALIFPLLVWGGYVFLPFDAPPLDSAPLRLVYTLRCSVFAVIPIVLGVLVLGVSRLWYRSLKPRFEGEREVKQVAVHQRYVEDSISLFLLYFLQLAVMAAYLNQDLLKLVPLLTIVFAFGRLLYWITAVCDSSIRGVGFGFSFLPMLVMLVANLYFIFLSDSAGSLFALDVPETQVPPVKQRFWG; encoded by the exons ATGAAAAAGGGCCTTCCTGCAAAAGTTGCAGTGCCCCAGACCCCTGAATGGGTTGCAGATGTGGACAATCTAACAAAAACCATAAACGGCACAGAGGGTTCCAAAGCAATGATGAAATGTGCAGATATGGAACCCAGTACCCTACAGTGGCCCGAGAAGAAATCTAAACCACAAAGCACAGGCAAGGACGGAGAGACCACAAGCGTGAGATCCAATTGCGTATCGCTCCGAGGTGGAGTGAGCAGGACGGAAAGCGAAAGGGAGGAGTTTGGGATGGGAGAGAAGCAGAAGATGGGTGAGGGATGGATGGAGACGGACGGAAAAAGGGCTTCCGAGATGGAGCTGAGGAATGGAGTGAAAAGCATCTCTTACTCGGAGATCGAGGTGGAGGAGGAGAATGTTATGCCAGAGAAAGCAGCTGGAGTGTTTAATACCAGCGTCACCGTTCTGCGCACCACCAGCCAGCCGGAATATCCCCAGGATAGAGTTGACACCTGGAGAGATGGTGAAGAAGAGAAAAGCCAATTCCTGGGGACACACAGTATGCATGGAACACCTCTAGACGAGTATAACAGAGACTGGCCTATTGAGAGCGAACCATACTGCT GTATCTATGACGGGTCGAGTCGCGAAGCCCTTAAACTGGGTGCATCTATGTTCACTTCGGCTTTAATCTTCCCACTATTGGTGTGGGGTGGGTACGTCTTCCTCCCATTTGATGCCCCTCCACTCGACAGCGCACCCCTAAGGCTGGTCTACACATTGCGCTGCTCTGTTTTTGCAGTCATACCTATTGTGCTCG GTGTGTTGGTACTAGGCGTGTCCCGTCTGTGGTATCGCTCATTGAAGCCGCGATTTGAGGGGGAGAGGGAAGTTAAACAGGTTGCCGTTCACCAGCGCTACGTGGAGGATTCCATCTCCCTCTTTCTTCTTTACTTTTTGCAGCTGGCTGTCATGGCTGCGTACCTGAATCAAGATCTGCTTAAACTGGTTCCTCTTCTCACCATCGTCTTTGCATTTGGCAG ACTGCTTTACTGGATCACAGCAGTGTGCGACAGCAGCATACGGGGTGTTGGCTTCGGGTTCTCCTTTCTTCCGATGCTGGTCATGCTGGTGGCAAACCTCTACTTCATCTTCCTCTCAGATTCTGCAGGTTCTCTGTTTGCACTAGACGTCCCCGAAACACAAGTTCCTCCAGTCAAGCAGAGGTTTTGGGGCTAG
- the LOC130557952 gene encoding cortexin-2: MAEHLHSSTLSASGATQPIPFLTLEQKAAFVFVLLLFIFLGLLIVRCFRILLDPYSSMPSSTWTDYMEKDTFDYRIA, translated from the coding sequence ATGGCCGAACATCTTCACAGCAGcacgctgtctgcgtctggggcCACCCAGCCCATCCCTTTCCTCACGCTGGAACAGAAGGCTGCCTTCGTCTTCGTGCTTCTGCTCTTCATCTTTCTGGGGCTGCTGATCGTGCGCTGCTTCCGCATCCTCCTGGATCCCTACAGCAGCATGCCGAGTTCCACGTGGACAGACTATATGGAAAAAGACACGTTTGACTACCGCATCGCCTGA
- the cct3 gene encoding T-complex protein 1 subunit gamma: MMGRPVLVLSQNIKRESGRKVQIGNINSAKTIADIIRTCLGPRAMMKMLLDPMGGIVMTNDGNAILREIQVQHPAAKSMIEISRTQDEEVGDGTTSVIILAGEMLSVAEQFLEQQMHPTVVISAYRQALDDMLNILKDISTPVDVNNRDMMLLIINSAINTKALSRWSTLACNIALDAVRTVELDENGRKEIDIKKYAKVEKVPGGFIEDSCVLKGVMVNKDVTHSRMRRLIKDPRIVLLDCSLEYKKGESQTDIEITREEDFARILQMEEDYIQQICEDIIRLKPDLIFTEKGISDLAQHYLMKANITAIRRVRKTDNNRIARACGARIASRTDELREEDVGTGAGLFEVKKIGDEYFTFVTECKDPKACTILLRGASKEILAEVERNLQDAMQVCRNVLLDPHLLPGGGAVEMVVSHRLTERSRALTGVEQWPYRAVAHALEVIPRTLIQNCGASAIRVLTSLRAKHTQEGSTSWGVNGETGTLADMEQLGIWEPLAVKAQTYKTAVETAILLLRIDDIVSGHKRKGDGQTGGAPMEDKE; encoded by the exons ATGATGGGTCGACCGGTTCTCGTGCTTA GTCAGAACATAAAGAGAGAGTCTGGGCGGAAGGTCCAGATAGGAAACATCAATTCGGCTAAG ACCATAGCAGATATCATCAGAACATGTCTGGGACCAAGAGCTATGATGAAG ATGCTTCTGGATCCTATGGGTGGAATCGTTATGACCAATGATGGCAATGCTATTCTGAGAGAG ATCCAGGTCCAACATCCAGCTGCCAAATCCATGATTGAAATTAGTCGTACGCAGGATGAGGAAGTTGGAGATGGGACCACTTCTGTAATTATTCTGG CGGGTGAGATGCTGTCAGTGGCAGAGCAGTTTTTGGAACAGCAGATGCATCCTACTGTGGTGATCAGTGCATACAGACAGGCTCTGGACGACATGCTGAACATACTCAAAGATATCAG CACTCCAGTAGATGTGAATAATCGGGATATGATGCTGTTGATAATAAACTCAGCCATCAACACCAAAGCTCTAAGCCGCTGGTCCACCCTAGCCTGTAACATCGCTCTTGATGCTGTTCGTACTGTTGAGCTGGACGAGAATGGACGTAAGGAGATTGACATTAAGAAGTATGCCAAAGTTGAAAAG GTGCCTGGTGGCTTCATCGAGGACTCCTGCGTGCTTAAGGGGGTGATGGTAAATAAGGATGTAACTCATTCCCGTATGCGTCGACTCATCAAGGACCCCAGAATTGTTCTCCTGGACTGCTCTTTGGAGTACAAGAAGGGTGAGAGTCAG ACTGATATTGAAATCACTCGTGAGGAAGACTTTGCCCGCATCCTGCAGATGGAGGAAGATTACATTCAGCAGATCTGCGAGGACATCATCCGTCTTAAACCTGACCTGATCTTCACAGAGAAGGGCATCTCGG ATCTGGCTCAGCACTATCTGATGAAAGCAAACATCACTGCAATCCGCCGTGTCAGAAAGACAGACAACAACCGTATTGCAAG agCGTGTGGGGCACGTATTGCCAGCAGGACAGACGAGCTCCGTGAAGAGGATGTGGGTACAGGAGCTGGCCTGTTTGAAGTGAAAAAGATTGGCGATGAGTATTTTACCTTTGTCACCGAGTGCAAAGACCCCAAAGCCTGTACCATCCTGCTGAGAGGAGCCAGCAAAGAGATCTTAGCG GAAGTGGAGCGGAATCTGCAGGATGCCATGCAGGTATGTCGCAATGTCCTGTTGGACCCTCATCTGCTGCCAGGTGGTGGGGCGGTGGAGATGGTGGTGTCTCACCGGCTCACAGAACGCTCACGAGCGCTGACCGGTGTAGAGCAGTGGCCGTACCGGGCTGTGGCTCACGCGCTGGAGGTTATCCCACGTACACTCATCCAGAACTGTGGAGCCTCAGCAATACGGGTGCTCACATCTCTTAGG GCCAAGCACACCCAGGAGGGCAGCACCTCATGGGGGGTCAATGGAGAGACAGGAACTCTGGCTGATATGGAGCAACTAGGGATCTGGGAACCTCTGGCAGTTAAAGCCCAAACATATAAGACGGCAGTGGAG ACGGCCATCCTGTTACTGCGTATTGATGACATTGTTTCTGGTCATAAGAGGAAGGGAGATGGCCAGACAGGTGGTGCACCGATGGAGGACAAGGAGTAA